The Pontibacter sp. SGAir0037 DNA segment TGTTGATGCCCTTTCCAAAAAGCACGTTGTAACGCTCTGACAGGTTTCTAAGTCCTATGCCTGAAAAGGGCTCATGCACCGGCTTTGTCTTTTTATTGTTTGTAACTACCAGGCAATCGTCCTTTACATAGCGGATGCAGATTGTAAGTGGCTCCTCTTCTGTAAAACCATTGTGTTTAATAGCATTTTCAACTAAAAGCTGCAGCGCAAACACGGGCAGGTAAGCTGATTCCATCTGTTCTTTCGGAACATCAATCCGGTACTTGAAAGCATCTTTAAAGCGGACTTTCTGCATCTCCAGGTAATCGATGCATAGTTTCAGTTCATCCCGCAGCGGTACAGTATCTTGGCTGTCGCTGGTAAGAGAGGCTCTCAGGAACTCTGATAAACGCAGCAGGTAATCTTCCGCTTCCCGGGCATCTCTTCTTATAAGCGATTTTAACGTGTTCAGAGAATTGAAGAGGAAATGGGGCTGCAGCTGGTGCTTTAAATGCTGGTGCTGCGCCTGTATACTATTCATTTTTAGTTGCGTATTCTCCAGTTCTATCTGCGACTTGTTGCGGTTCAGAATTACGAGGTCCAGGATAATGAGGACAATTGTGTTGTTGGTGATACCTGCAATAAAAGGGAAAAACAGGGCCCTCCCATACCTCGGATCCAGCGAAACCTGCCCCAGTATGGTGAAATACAGTATAATCAGGATAAACATGCATACATAACTGACGGCATAGCGAATGATGTGCCGGGTCTTTTCCTGTAGCTTCAGTTTTTGAAAACGTGTATAAAGCCAGATGTTCATTACCCAGAACGTGAGCATCATAAGCGTGTTCACCAGTATATTAAAGCCCAAAGACATATGAACACGCTGGTCTGGTAGGCGTGGCCGGAAGCCGGGCGGCATATCACCAGGCGGCGGAAGATGCGGCCGCTCCATAAAAGAGAACTGCGAAGTAATGAGCAAATGAATAACACTAAACACCCCGAAGAACAGCGAAGTGATAATGGCTACAATAAGTAAATCCTTAATGTAGTTATTTTGTTGTTTTGTCATATTCCGGAACTTGTAATCACAACCATTTTCCTGCACCAGATAAAGCAGTCTGTGTAGGGTAAAGCAGCCCTTTACCGCAATGCGGAGCAATTAACCTTGCAGAGCTGCCTGAAGATAGAGGAAATACGCCTTATACAAAAGTAAATGTTCCAAAGCCGATAAACGGCATTCTCAGGGTGAGGCAGGCAAAAATGCTTCTGTAATAACCAATCCCGAATTTAAAAAGGAAGCCTGACCAAGAACATGAACGAATCATCCCCTGGCCAGGCTATCAGTCAACCTTTACTTTATTTTATTTACTCACCGTCGCTGTTCAGGCTCGGATTGTACTTCCACATATCGTCGAAGTTATAAGTACTGTAAGCGCCTGTTACCACATAGCCATAGTTGCCAATGGCAAAAGCAACGGCAGATTCTCTAGCGGTACCCGACAAAGATGTTCGCTGTGTCCAGATATCGGTTGATGGTTCATACTCCCACACATCACCCATGATCGAACCGGTTGTTCCTCCCACCAGGTATCCTCTGCCTCCGATCTCGAATGTAGCAGCAGAAGCTCTCGGGCTTGGGAAAGACTCTACATCGGTATCTCTGTCGGTGCTGTTCAGGCTTTTCATTTTTCTCCAGGTATCTGTTTCGGGAGTATACTCCAGGAAGTCTGCCTCGTAAATGCCATTGTTCCTGCCTCCGCCAATGTATCCTTTTCCGTTTAGCGTAAAGGCAAAGGCATACAATCTTTTGGCTCCTATCAGGCCAACCTTTTCCTGCCACTGGCCGGTAGCAGGGTCAAACATCCAGAAGTCTTTCAGGTGATTGCCATCGTACCCGGCTCCAACATACCCTTTGTCGGCAATTGCCAGCGCTACAGCTCCATAGCGGGCGGTACCCGGAAAATCTGCTACCTGTGTCCAGGTATTGGTTTCAGGATTATATTCCCAGAAATCCTTAAACGATTCGCTGGCATCATAACCAGTGCCCACATACCCTTTGCCATTTGCAGCGAAACCAACCGCTCCGCTTCTGGCTTTGCCCGGGAAATCTGCTTTTCTTGTCCAGGAGCTTTTAGCCGGATCAAATTCCCAGAGGTCGGTTAACCGGGACTTTCCATCGTAGCCGGTGGTTACATATACTTTGTCACCTATGGTAAAGGAAACAGCACTTTTACGTGCTACTCCGGCAAAATCAGAATCTTTTGTCCAGTAGCCAATCGTGGTACTATCGTCCTCATCATCGGAGCAGGAGGTGGTTACAAAAACAGATAAAACAAGCAGGAGCAGGTAAAGCGACCTGTTACGTAAAATTAAATTACTTTTCATGTGTCAGATTAAAATTGGAAGTATTATTGAAGTTTAGTATAGTATATTTTCAGCTTTACACGATTGCTTTCGTGCCCTTTGCCTCCGATTACCAGGCGGCTCATCGTTTTTGTAAAGCTGGATGGTGGCTCAGCCAGTAAAAGTCCTTTTCCGGAGTACTGGGTTTCGGTTAGCTTGCCAACCAGGTACTGCGTTATGTTAAACTGGTACTTCGATTTAACATTATATTCTTTATCCTCTGTTACAGTAGCCAGCTGCACTTCCGATGACGAGTAATTAGCCAGCAGTTGTGAGACAGGTGTATTGCTTTGGTCAGCTTCGTATAAGGTTAGCGACGTTGGCAGTATGTATGGGGAAGCATATGTGCCTGCCACGGGCTGGATTTCCAGCACGGCTCCATTAATCAGGTAAGGGTTCAGAATGGCTTTGAGATCAGCCAGGTAAGGAAATGTTAGTTTTACCATTACACCGGTTCCGGCTTGTGTAAAGCCCATATTACCTGTAAGGTCGCTGGAAAGCGGTTCCCCGCCCCGCACTATGTTTCGCAGGTAAGACGAACTGAAGTCATTTACCATTTGGTTATACTGGGAGCTTCCGGTTGTAACCGGGAAATCGTAGTAGGCACTGGTGGTTTCTTCTCCTTCCTCATAGTAGTTGATCCTGATGGCAGCACTCGCAGCATTAAAACCAACAACAGCGGCCCCTGCGTTTGTCCGGAGTTGCAGGCCCTTGAAATAGTTCTGAAACTCCTCCTCTACCAGGAAAGTACTGCTGCCGGCCATTATCAGGTTCATCCATTCCTGCCCCAGCACATCGGGCAATGGAATATGAAGGGTATCGCTGCTATTCGGCCTCGGCTTGAAAATATAGGTGGCAAGCGGCTGTGCAGTATAGCCTGTCTTGCTGGTATTGTAAAGCCCGGAGCTGGTATAAAAATAGGAGTCGGAGGTTTCGGTTCCCACGGCCGGCGACAAGCTTCTTTCCGTGATATTCTCACTTAGCCTGTGTACCTGCAGGGTAATGTATTCGGTGGAATCGCCGTAGTAATAGCCACTATAGGGCAAGAGCAGCTCCAGCGACTTATACGCTACGGTATTGCTCAGAGAAATACCGCCCCCTAAACCAAGCTTAAAAACTGCATTGGCTTCTGCTTTTCCTAACCAGGCATCCTGGTAGCCTCCTACCAGCACACTGCCCGTACCGGAGGAAACAACAGAATCCAGCAAAACGGTGGAAACCTCTACTGTTA contains these protein-coding regions:
- a CDS encoding DUF4270 family protein produces the protein MKRILCCGFPRRSGISLLLCLIVLLSACDSPEEIGLNLLEEDLSSMYTDTVTVEVSTVLLDSVVSSGTGSVLVGGYQDAWLGKAEANAVFKLGLGGGISLSNTVAYKSLELLLPYSGYYYGDSTEYITLQVHRLSENITERSLSPAVGTETSDSYFYTSSGLYNTSKTGYTAQPLATYIFKPRPNSSDTLHIPLPDVLGQEWMNLIMAGSSTFLVEEEFQNYFKGLQLRTNAGAAVVGFNAASAAIRINYYEEGEETTSAYYDFPVTTGSSQYNQMVNDFSSSYLRNIVRGGEPLSSDLTGNMGFTQAGTGVMVKLTFPYLADLKAILNPYLINGAVLEIQPVAGTYASPYILPTSLTLYEADQSNTPVSQLLANYSSSEVQLATVTEDKEYNVKSKYQFNITQYLVGKLTETQYSGKGLLLAEPPSSFTKTMSRLVIGGKGHESNRVKLKIYYTKLQ
- a CDS encoding sensor histidine kinase, yielding MTKQQNNYIKDLLIVAIITSLFFGVFSVIHLLITSQFSFMERPHLPPPGDMPPGFRPRLPDQRVHMSLGFNILVNTLMMLTFWVMNIWLYTRFQKLKLQEKTRHIIRYAVSYVCMFILIILYFTILGQVSLDPRYGRALFFPFIAGITNNTIVLIILDLVILNRNKSQIELENTQLKMNSIQAQHQHLKHQLQPHFLFNSLNTLKSLIRRDAREAEDYLLRLSEFLRASLTSDSQDTVPLRDELKLCIDYLEMQKVRFKDAFKYRIDVPKEQMESAYLPVFALQLLVENAIKHNGFTEEEPLTICIRYVKDDCLVVTNNKKTKPVHEPFSGIGLRNLSERYNVLFGKGINILETEESFIVQLPILHK
- a CDS encoding kelch repeat-containing protein → MKSNLILRNRSLYLLLLVLSVFVTTSCSDDEDDSTTIGYWTKDSDFAGVARKSAVSFTIGDKVYVTTGYDGKSRLTDLWEFDPAKSSWTRKADFPGKARSGAVGFAANGKGYVGTGYDASESFKDFWEYNPETNTWTQVADFPGTARYGAVALAIADKGYVGAGYDGNHLKDFWMFDPATGQWQEKVGLIGAKRLYAFAFTLNGKGYIGGGRNNGIYEADFLEYTPETDTWRKMKSLNSTDRDTDVESFPSPRASAATFEIGGRGYLVGGTTGSIMGDVWEYEPSTDIWTQRTSLSGTARESAVAFAIGNYGYVVTGAYSTYNFDDMWKYNPSLNSDGE